One Paenibacillus crassostreae DNA segment encodes these proteins:
- a CDS encoding ABC transporter permease yields the protein MNVPKIPIGEWVEGLESWLETNFEPFFDFVKLVVGSVVNGLADGFNFLPPLVMIVLFTLLAFWIGRMKMGVFTLIGLLLVLNLGYWEHTMDTLALVLTASFISIVLGVPIGILCAGNKKVQNVITPVLDFMQTMPAFVYLLPAVAFFSLGVVPGVVASVIFSIPPTIRLTNLGIRQVPEDLVEAADAFGSTPMQKLIKVQLPIAVPTIMAGINQTIMLSLSMVVIASMIGAQGVGADVYRAVTQAKTGVGTEAGLAVVVLAIMLDRMTQKLAKRKKKE from the coding sequence ATGAATGTACCCAAAATTCCTATTGGTGAATGGGTAGAAGGACTAGAAAGCTGGCTAGAGACTAACTTCGAACCATTTTTTGATTTCGTCAAGCTTGTTGTGGGTAGTGTAGTTAATGGTTTAGCGGATGGATTTAATTTCTTACCTCCACTTGTAATGATTGTGTTATTTACCCTTCTAGCGTTCTGGATTGGCAGAATGAAAATGGGTGTGTTCACACTAATCGGTTTACTTCTTGTTCTTAATCTAGGTTACTGGGAACATACGATGGATACGCTTGCTCTGGTATTAACGGCTTCATTTATTTCGATTGTATTGGGTGTACCGATTGGTATCCTCTGTGCAGGAAATAAGAAAGTCCAGAATGTGATTACACCTGTACTAGATTTCATGCAGACGATGCCTGCATTTGTATATCTATTACCTGCCGTTGCGTTCTTCTCACTAGGTGTTGTACCTGGTGTTGTAGCTTCGGTTATATTCTCTATCCCACCTACGATTCGATTAACGAATTTAGGGATCCGTCAGGTTCCTGAAGATTTAGTAGAGGCAGCAGATGCCTTTGGTTCTACACCGATGCAGAAATTAATTAAAGTTCAACTGCCTATTGCGGTTCCAACGATTATGGCCGGAATTAACCAGACGATTATGTTATCGCTATCAATGGTAGTTATTGCCTCCATGATTGGTGCGCAAGGCGTTGGTGCTGATGTATATAGAGCAGTGACACAAGCGAAAACAGGAGTTGGAACGGAAGCGGGTCTAGCAGTGGTTGTACTAGCCATTATGTTAGATCGAATGACACAAAAATTAGCTAAGAGAAAAAAGAAGGAGTGA
- a CDS encoding glycine betaine ABC transporter substrate-binding protein, whose product MMKKKINILLMAFIAITLVLAGCSTNGNGNEPAGNNGNATEANKDKELTLAYVAWDSEIASTNVVKEVLESKLNYKVEMLQVDAGPMYIGIADGSADAMVAAWLPSTHGENYYEPNKDKFEDLGVNLDGTKNGLVVPSYMDITSIEDLAKADVGETLDHTITGIEPGAGIMTQAETAIVDYGLKDWNLLESSSAAMVKVLQDAYANQEPIVVTGWTPHWMFADMDLKYLDDSKGIFGGSEQIHTLVRLGLKEDQPAAYQFLDQFEWTPADMEMVMIDIAGGMTEQEAAQKWIAANEAKVNEWIAGIE is encoded by the coding sequence ATGATGAAGAAGAAAATAAATATATTATTAATGGCATTTATAGCGATAACTTTGGTACTTGCAGGTTGTTCTACGAATGGTAATGGAAATGAACCAGCAGGCAACAATGGGAACGCAACAGAAGCTAATAAGGATAAAGAACTCACACTAGCATATGTAGCTTGGGATTCTGAAATTGCCAGTACGAATGTAGTTAAGGAAGTATTGGAAAGTAAATTGAATTACAAAGTTGAAATGCTACAGGTAGATGCTGGGCCTATGTACATAGGTATTGCAGATGGAAGTGCAGATGCGATGGTAGCTGCATGGTTACCAAGTACTCATGGTGAGAACTACTATGAACCGAATAAAGACAAATTCGAGGATCTTGGAGTGAATCTAGACGGAACCAAGAATGGATTGGTCGTACCTAGTTATATGGATATAACATCAATTGAGGATCTAGCGAAAGCGGATGTAGGGGAAACATTGGACCACACCATTACAGGAATTGAACCAGGAGCGGGTATTATGACGCAAGCGGAGACAGCTATCGTAGATTATGGATTAAAAGATTGGAATTTATTAGAGAGTTCTTCGGCCGCAATGGTTAAGGTACTTCAAGATGCTTACGCTAATCAAGAACCTATTGTTGTGACGGGATGGACTCCTCATTGGATGTTCGCTGATATGGATCTGAAATACTTAGATGACTCTAAAGGTATATTTGGTGGAAGTGAGCAGATTCATACACTTGTACGTTTAGGTCTGAAAGAAGATCAACCTGCTGCTTATCAATTCCTAGATCAATTTGAATGGACACCAGCTGATATGGAGATGGTTATGATTGATATTGCTGGAGGAATGACGGAGCAAGAAGCTGCACAGAAATGGATTGCTGCGAATGAAGCAAAAGTGAATGAATGGATTGCTGGAATCGAATAA
- a CDS encoding M50 family metallopeptidase has translation MNKWLKTIVILLGSAILTRFIPMSYLFRTMDTMIHEFAHAVVTLLTSGRVLSIELNADHSGVTYSTITSTWSAVLTGLAGYIIASFIALLLFHWMNKRRQKWGLVMLTIIALLMIVFFVHQGYGVIWLVGFIILNMIMLYLPSMLRNIYYGLLAFLTLEESVLGPLFLVINSLLGKSAGDATNLAKWTPVPAVFWALLFLAISLVCARISLGLFFRSWKRSQTSR, from the coding sequence ATGAATAAATGGCTGAAGACAATTGTTATACTGCTCGGCTCGGCCATCTTGACACGCTTTATTCCAATGAGCTATTTGTTCCGAACGATGGATACGATGATTCATGAATTTGCTCATGCGGTAGTAACATTGTTAACATCTGGACGTGTACTATCCATTGAATTGAATGCTGATCATAGTGGTGTGACTTATTCTACAATAACCTCTACATGGAGTGCTGTTCTTACGGGGCTGGCTGGTTATATTATTGCTTCATTTATCGCGCTATTGCTGTTCCATTGGATGAATAAGCGACGTCAGAAGTGGGGATTGGTGATGCTAACGATCATTGCACTACTAATGATTGTATTCTTTGTACATCAGGGATACGGTGTGATCTGGTTGGTTGGGTTCATTATCCTAAATATGATCATGTTGTACTTACCTTCTATGCTGCGGAATATTTACTATGGATTGTTGGCATTCCTAACATTAGAAGAATCTGTACTAGGACCGTTGTTTCTTGTGATTAATTCTCTACTAGGTAAGAGTGCAGGAGATGCTACCAACCTAGCGAAGTGGACACCCGTTCCAGCGGTATTCTGGGCATTGTTATTTTTAGCTATTTCACTTGTTTGCGCACGAATTTCGCTAGGATTATTCTTTCGTAGCTGGAAAAGGTCACAGACTTCCCGATAG
- a CDS encoding carbohydrate ABC transporter permease, with the protein MRSKHTPKRLILEIVMVIVSLLFLYPLFLTIINSFKSFSEVMTDVIALPKSFTLENYTYVWKYINYPRLFTNNLIITVVGLAGIILVASIGSYKLARTKSRMSNFIYMLCIIPILIPFQSIMLTVLQVAKQLHLSNSTWGLGILYWGFGAPLALFIYHGFVKGIPREIDESATIDGASGFRLFFSVIFPLLKPVTATIVIIDVMWIWNDFLLPLLMVNGSPSTKTLTLAAYTFVGQYTSDWQYAMTAMVMAVLPSIIVFIFLQKYIVKGVVSGAVKG; encoded by the coding sequence ATGAGAAGCAAACATACACCTAAACGATTAATCTTAGAGATTGTAATGGTTATCGTATCTCTATTGTTCTTGTATCCTTTATTTCTAACGATTATCAACTCGTTCAAGAGCTTCTCTGAGGTCATGACTGACGTTATTGCACTTCCAAAATCGTTTACTCTTGAGAACTATACGTACGTATGGAAGTACATCAATTATCCACGACTATTCACGAATAACTTGATTATTACAGTGGTAGGACTAGCAGGTATTATACTTGTTGCTTCCATCGGTTCCTATAAGCTAGCTAGAACAAAATCAAGAATGAGTAATTTCATTTACATGTTATGTATTATTCCAATACTCATCCCTTTTCAATCCATTATGCTCACCGTGTTACAGGTGGCTAAACAATTACATCTTTCCAATAGTACCTGGGGGCTTGGCATACTCTATTGGGGATTTGGTGCTCCACTAGCTCTATTTATTTATCACGGTTTCGTGAAAGGAATTCCTAGAGAAATTGACGAAAGTGCAACTATAGATGGAGCCTCAGGGTTTCGATTGTTCTTCTCTGTCATTTTCCCACTCCTTAAGCCTGTCACAGCTACCATTGTCATTATCGATGTGATGTGGATCTGGAACGATTTCTTGCTCCCATTGCTCATGGTCAATGGTTCACCTTCAACGAAGACACTGACACTTGCTGCTTATACCTTCGTTGGGCAATATACATCTGACTGGCAATATGCGATGACAGCTATGGTGATGGCTGTGTTGCCTTCGATCATTGTGTTTATCTTCTTACAGAAGTACATTGTAAAAGGTGTTGTGTCTGGGGCTGTAAAAGGTTAG
- a CDS encoding carbohydrate ABC transporter permease, translated as MKKLGRKWTEKLEFGAFTIPVLLCIITIFYIPFAMTIRYSLMKWNGISKNPTFIGLDNFKQIFSGDTNFTNAALFTIKYAILYIVIVNVLAILLALVLDMKLRSTTWLRTAFFIPYILSLVIVGFIWKFIFMQGFESLGDSTGWAIFDLSWLGEPGLAFVSILAVSIWQSIGFYLVIYIAGLQSVPEDLKEAATVDGAGPIRKFFSITLPLLAPSITISVFMALTNSIKVFDVILSLTGGGPGGTTYSIAYDIYRDTFQNNLYGYGTAKALILFVAVLIITVIQLAFFKSKEVEA; from the coding sequence ATGAAGAAACTTGGAAGAAAGTGGACAGAGAAACTGGAGTTCGGAGCTTTTACTATTCCTGTTCTTTTATGTATTATAACTATTTTCTATATTCCATTTGCAATGACTATTCGATACTCGTTGATGAAGTGGAACGGTATTTCTAAAAACCCAACGTTTATTGGATTAGACAATTTCAAACAAATATTCAGTGGTGACACCAACTTTACGAATGCAGCTTTGTTTACTATTAAATATGCGATTCTCTACATTGTTATTGTCAATGTACTCGCTATTCTACTGGCTCTCGTTCTGGATATGAAGCTTAGAAGTACTACTTGGTTACGAACAGCATTTTTTATCCCTTATATCTTAAGTTTAGTCATTGTCGGTTTTATTTGGAAATTCATTTTTATGCAAGGATTCGAATCCCTTGGAGATAGTACGGGATGGGCGATCTTTGATCTCAGTTGGCTTGGAGAACCAGGACTTGCCTTTGTATCTATACTTGCAGTTTCAATATGGCAATCTATCGGATTTTACTTGGTGATATATATCGCTGGGCTACAATCTGTACCAGAGGATTTGAAGGAGGCCGCTACCGTCGATGGGGCTGGACCGATCAGAAAGTTCTTTAGTATCACACTTCCATTATTAGCTCCTTCCATTACAATCTCTGTCTTTATGGCATTGACGAATTCAATCAAGGTCTTCGACGTAATTCTCTCCTTAACAGGGGGCGGTCCTGGAGGGACAACGTATAGTATCGCTTATGACATTTATCGCGACACCTTCCAGAATAACCTCTATGGTTACGGAACAGCTAAGGCATTGATTCTCTTTGTAGCCGTGCTGATTATTACTGTCATTCAACTGGCATTCTTTAAGAGTAAGGAGGTTGAAGCATAA
- a CDS encoding cache domain-containing sensor histidine kinase, with the protein MRKILKIHTKFTNRISKRLVNKLILLFTSIIILIVTSLTLISYQMIRKESVNNSIASTNNTLLLVNQKLEEYLEGIEQLSLPQIQYDEIMNAIQNEADDYSSRMFLEDYLRNLFFSRVDMEAIYLYLVDEHKYYYISREAYNISIRVIEDPDIINQSWYKQLMTDKQNQLFQSFVIPDETEEIYQGNTDSTFMAYHRVLRSIASREPQAVISFSLNSSTMENIVKDIPFTQGEHLLLLDTNNRPFYLDDLGFYEVTQNEEFINTTANGEGERITWTVGGNRYLVVYNVGEQIGWKLIKPIPLRMLYEAATTTRNVSYFIGFLFLIVAIILVTWTANAITKPLKKLSRQMELFSSGTFDAVAQVRGQDEIAYLNRHFNDMVKRTNELINERYKMKLVEKNALLRALEAQINPHFLYNALQAISTKALKSDHLDIVEMVDALALTLRYCISGKDIVIATEELRHIENYLLIQKARFGDRIQVKFEWDEDLRNLQIPKLSVQSLVENSVKHAVEKVSNQILIIIQANVTSTHTVISVKDNGPGMSVERLQEVLRSFSADGEDWGEENIGLKNLYSRLKLLYGEEADLEIRTDSLGTEMHMLIPLGGNNNV; encoded by the coding sequence ATGAGAAAAATTTTGAAAATCCATACTAAATTCACTAACAGAATCTCAAAAAGATTAGTGAATAAGCTTATTTTGCTATTTACGTCGATTATTATACTTATAGTCACATCTCTAACCTTGATCTCTTATCAAATGATTCGGAAGGAGTCTGTGAATAATAGTATCGCGAGTACTAACAATACATTGCTGTTGGTGAATCAGAAGCTGGAGGAATATTTAGAAGGTATCGAACAGCTGTCATTACCTCAGATTCAATATGATGAAATCATGAATGCTATCCAGAATGAAGCAGATGATTACTCGTCGCGAATGTTCTTGGAGGATTATTTGCGAAATTTATTTTTCTCACGGGTGGATATGGAAGCGATTTATTTATATTTGGTGGATGAACATAAATATTATTATATCTCGAGAGAAGCCTATAATATTAGTATAAGAGTCATCGAAGATCCAGATATTATAAATCAGTCTTGGTACAAGCAGTTGATGACGGACAAGCAGAATCAGTTGTTTCAATCCTTCGTTATACCAGACGAAACAGAGGAAATATACCAAGGCAATACGGATTCTACGTTCATGGCATATCACCGTGTATTAAGATCCATTGCATCACGGGAACCTCAAGCGGTAATCTCATTTAGCCTTAACTCATCTACTATGGAGAACATCGTGAAGGATATTCCATTTACCCAAGGAGAACATCTATTGTTGTTAGATACCAACAATAGACCTTTTTATTTAGATGACCTTGGATTTTATGAAGTAACACAGAATGAGGAGTTTATAAATACCACCGCGAATGGTGAAGGAGAACGTATAACTTGGACTGTGGGTGGGAATCGTTATCTTGTTGTATATAATGTTGGAGAGCAAATAGGTTGGAAGCTGATTAAACCAATACCACTCCGAATGCTATATGAAGCTGCGACTACAACACGTAACGTGAGTTACTTTATTGGTTTCTTGTTTTTAATCGTAGCCATTATTCTAGTTACATGGACTGCAAATGCTATCACTAAGCCCTTGAAGAAGCTATCTAGACAAATGGAGCTATTCAGTTCGGGTACATTCGATGCAGTAGCACAAGTACGTGGCCAAGATGAAATTGCTTATTTAAATCGACACTTTAATGACATGGTTAAGCGAACGAATGAGTTGATTAATGAACGCTATAAGATGAAATTAGTGGAGAAAAATGCACTTCTGAGAGCGTTAGAAGCGCAGATTAACCCACATTTTCTTTATAATGCATTGCAAGCAATCTCAACGAAGGCATTAAAGAGTGACCATCTTGATATTGTTGAAATGGTTGATGCATTAGCGCTAACATTGAGATACTGCATCAGTGGTAAAGATATCGTTATAGCAACAGAAGAGCTTAGACATATCGAGAATTATTTATTGATACAGAAGGCAAGGTTCGGAGATAGGATACAAGTGAAGTTTGAATGGGATGAGGATCTGAGAAATTTGCAAATTCCTAAACTATCGGTGCAATCCTTAGTTGAGAATTCCGTTAAACATGCCGTGGAGAAAGTGTCCAATCAAATTTTAATTATCATTCAAGCAAACGTGACTAGTACTCATACGGTTATTAGCGTGAAGGATAATGGACCAGGAATGTCAGTTGAACGATTACAGGAAGTTCTGAGATCCTTCAGTGCAGATGGAGAAGATTGGGGCGAGGAGAATATTGGTCTCAAAAATTTATATTCTCGTCTAAAACTTTTATACGGTGAAGAAGCTGATCTTGAGATAAGGACAGATTCATTAGGAACTGAAATGCACATGTTAATCCCGCTAGGAGGCAACAACAATGTATAA
- a CDS encoding response regulator transcription factor, which translates to MYNILIIDDEEPVREAIRILGDWDGLGINQIMEATDGETALEILNDCKIDIAIVDMKMPEMDGVEFLQVVEQQHPELLTIVISGYNNFEYARQAIRSKVTDYLLKPVNRADLSQALYKAVGQLEAKREQKSEFIANNIKLNMSLPKLKEKIYQSLIDKSYKKYANETLLPLIGVVNPDHKFGVAVIRILNLESIRISRFKSDTNLLHFAVDNIISELTGNDLQTFSFSNPKEEREMIAICTKDSGSLEELSFQFTYLMKQIASNLKDLFGIKILVGMGKPCGNILDIAGSYESGQAAIRTINLLDPNEVVITNWGHITETRDIQSIMVRMPFICNALEAGNLNQARSFIEEFIQKVKGLGHFNLGDTDRMIHEFVILLNDKAIELGVSSEKLPRGGVFDLRKVGIVADIADFEQFSSLLIEILEYYNAVIRKSTSTHSIFDPKDIKDYIDGHYFEDFKVSSFTEKYFLSREYIMKLFKQQYGYGIHEYVQKVRMDKAKELLLESNLKILEISEMLGYKDKNYFSKAFRNYYSISPTEYRMQIWQG; encoded by the coding sequence ATGTATAACATTCTAATTATTGATGATGAAGAACCTGTACGTGAAGCCATTCGTATTCTCGGAGATTGGGATGGATTGGGAATTAATCAAATTATGGAGGCTACGGATGGGGAGACTGCTCTAGAGATACTGAACGATTGTAAGATTGACATTGCCATTGTGGATATGAAGATGCCTGAGATGGATGGAGTGGAGTTTCTCCAAGTGGTCGAGCAGCAACATCCTGAATTATTAACGATAGTGATTAGTGGTTACAATAATTTTGAATATGCACGTCAAGCCATTCGATCTAAGGTGACCGATTATTTACTGAAGCCAGTAAATCGTGCGGATTTGAGTCAGGCGCTATATAAAGCAGTAGGTCAACTAGAAGCTAAGAGGGAACAAAAGAGCGAGTTCATTGCAAATAATATTAAACTAAATATGTCTTTGCCGAAGTTGAAGGAAAAAATATACCAGTCGCTTATTGATAAAAGCTATAAAAAGTATGCGAATGAGACACTTCTGCCCTTAATAGGGGTGGTTAATCCAGATCATAAATTTGGTGTTGCTGTAATACGTATTCTAAACTTAGAAAGCATAAGAATAAGTCGATTTAAAAGCGATACTAACTTACTCCATTTCGCCGTGGATAATATTATTAGTGAATTGACAGGCAATGATCTTCAGACTTTTAGCTTCTCCAATCCTAAGGAAGAACGCGAGATGATTGCTATATGTACGAAGGATAGTGGGAGTTTGGAGGAATTGTCTTTTCAATTCACATATCTAATGAAGCAAATAGCTTCAAATCTAAAGGATCTATTTGGGATAAAGATCTTGGTTGGTATGGGTAAACCTTGTGGAAATATATTGGATATAGCAGGCTCTTATGAATCGGGGCAAGCTGCAATTCGCACTATTAATTTATTGGATCCTAACGAAGTGGTTATAACTAATTGGGGTCATATAACAGAGACGAGGGACATTCAATCCATCATGGTGAGGATGCCATTTATCTGTAATGCCTTAGAAGCTGGAAATCTGAATCAGGCTCGGAGTTTTATTGAAGAATTTATACAGAAGGTGAAGGGTCTGGGTCATTTTAACCTAGGGGATACTGATCGGATGATCCACGAATTTGTAATTTTACTCAATGATAAAGCAATAGAGTTAGGTGTTTCTTCAGAAAAGCTACCTCGTGGTGGAGTATTCGACTTGAGGAAGGTGGGAATAGTAGCAGACATAGCGGACTTTGAACAGTTTTCATCGTTGCTAATTGAAATTCTCGAATACTATAATGCCGTCATTCGCAAATCTACGTCCACTCATTCGATATTCGATCCCAAGGATATTAAAGACTATATCGACGGTCATTATTTCGAAGATTTCAAAGTATCCTCGTTTACAGAGAAGTATTTTTTGAGTAGAGAATATATTATGAAGCTATTTAAGCAACAATATGGATACGGCATTCATGAATATGTGCAGAAAGTTAGGATGGATAAGGCCAAAGAGCTTCTCCTAGAATCAAACCTAAAGATTCTGGAGATTTCAGAGATGCTAGGTTACAAAGATAAGAACTACTTCAGTAAGGCTTTTCGTAATTATTATTCAATATCACCAACCGAATACCGGATGCAAATATGGCAAGGATAA
- a CDS encoding ABC transporter substrate-binding protein, with product MMKRWLALTVSLVLMVGLLAACGGNGNNKTNTDSPNNAGEGASSEPVEINMFTASPEYTEAFNAYIEEYKKVKPNVTINLEIMQADYNTVLKSRIAAGSTPDVFQTTAGGDIDTFADYSADLTNEPLAAAMTDAVRKNMTSLDGKVLGFPIKGNLFTLIYNKTLLNDAGITEVPKTIAELEDAIIKLEAKGITPFANAYKEWWVWKHVFQHFVNAAAEDAGITSQELVNKFIAGETTFNEYPVLYDSFFKFVDLTVEHGTDKPLERDSNAQISDFATGEAAFLTGKGAWDEEAIKKISPDAEFGIMGYPVSEKAEQSLIITGSDQALRIYKDSEVADETIEFFNWLYTSDYGVSWFSEVAKVIPPIKDAPLPELDMPKQMDEILQTNKSGDLAINYSLDTFHQKFGELMQAYIGKSSTKDQTVDEIQKAWIQFGSAQ from the coding sequence ATGATGAAACGATGGTTAGCATTAACGGTTAGTCTTGTGTTAATGGTAGGTCTGCTAGCAGCATGTGGCGGAAATGGCAACAATAAGACGAATACCGATTCACCTAACAATGCAGGAGAAGGGGCTTCATCGGAACCAGTTGAAATTAACATGTTCACCGCTTCTCCAGAATATACGGAAGCATTCAATGCCTATATTGAAGAGTACAAAAAGGTAAAGCCTAACGTAACGATTAATCTAGAAATTATGCAAGCCGACTACAATACTGTACTTAAATCAAGAATTGCTGCAGGTAGTACACCGGATGTATTTCAAACGACAGCTGGTGGAGATATTGATACCTTTGCAGATTATAGTGCTGACTTGACCAACGAGCCTCTTGCTGCAGCAATGACAGATGCTGTACGCAAGAATATGACATCATTAGATGGTAAAGTACTCGGATTTCCTATCAAAGGTAATTTATTCACACTCATTTACAATAAAACATTGTTAAATGATGCAGGAATTACAGAAGTTCCTAAGACAATAGCTGAACTTGAAGATGCCATTATTAAACTTGAAGCTAAAGGGATTACACCATTTGCAAATGCATACAAAGAATGGTGGGTATGGAAACATGTATTCCAGCATTTCGTAAATGCTGCTGCTGAGGATGCAGGTATCACTTCTCAAGAATTGGTGAACAAATTTATTGCAGGTGAAACAACATTTAACGAGTATCCTGTTCTATACGATAGCTTCTTTAAATTTGTTGATCTAACTGTGGAACACGGGACAGATAAGCCACTTGAACGCGACAGCAATGCTCAAATCAGTGACTTTGCTACAGGTGAAGCTGCATTTTTGACAGGTAAAGGTGCATGGGATGAAGAAGCCATTAAGAAGATTAGCCCAGACGCTGAATTCGGTATTATGGGGTATCCAGTAAGTGAGAAGGCTGAACAATCATTGATTATTACAGGATCTGATCAGGCGCTACGTATTTACAAAGATTCAGAAGTAGCAGATGAAACAATAGAATTCTTTAATTGGCTCTATACTTCAGATTATGGTGTATCATGGTTCTCGGAAGTTGCTAAGGTAATTCCTCCGATCAAAGATGCTCCGCTTCCAGAACTTGATATGCCTAAGCAAATGGATGAGATTCTTCAGACGAATAAATCAGGTGATTTAGCAATAAACTATTCCCTAGACACATTCCATCAGAAGTTCGGAGAATTGATGCAAGCCTATATCGGTAAAAGCTCAACGAAAGATCAAACTGTAGATGAAATTCAAAAAGCTTGGATCCAATTCGGTTCAGCTCAATAA
- the cysK gene encoding cysteine synthase A, whose amino-acid sequence MSIVQSVVELIGQTPIVRLYRVVPEGAAEVYVKLEMFNPSGSVKDRAAFNLIDTAEKSGKLSPGGTIIEPTSGNTGIGLAMIAAAKGYRAILVMPDNMSKERINILKAYGAEVVLTPSSERMPGAIAKALELREAIPGGFIPQQFENAANPDIHRVTTAPEILDQMNNQLDAFVATAGTGGTITGTGETLRQHLPHIYIAVVEPQGSPVLSGGQPGSHKLVGTSPGFVPAILNTSVYNEIIQISDVDAIGMMKDLARLEGILVGPSSGASVFAAIQVAKKLGTGKRVVCIAPDTGERYLSMELF is encoded by the coding sequence ATGTCAATTGTACAAAGTGTAGTAGAACTTATAGGACAGACACCGATCGTCCGATTGTATCGTGTGGTTCCCGAAGGAGCGGCAGAAGTATATGTGAAGTTGGAAATGTTCAATCCTTCAGGAAGTGTTAAAGATCGAGCGGCATTTAACCTGATTGACACAGCGGAGAAAAGTGGAAAACTCTCTCCTGGAGGTACTATTATTGAACCTACCAGTGGGAATACAGGGATTGGATTAGCTATGATAGCTGCTGCCAAAGGATATAGAGCTATTCTTGTTATGCCCGATAATATGTCCAAGGAACGAATCAATATTCTAAAAGCTTACGGTGCAGAGGTTGTTCTAACACCTAGTAGTGAAAGAATGCCTGGTGCGATCGCCAAAGCATTGGAACTTAGGGAAGCTATTCCTGGGGGATTCATTCCACAACAATTCGAGAATGCTGCTAATCCAGATATTCATCGTGTCACGACAGCCCCAGAGATATTGGATCAAATGAATAATCAATTGGATGCATTTGTAGCTACTGCAGGCACAGGGGGTACCATTACAGGTACAGGTGAAACGTTGCGCCAGCATCTGCCACACATTTATATCGCTGTGGTAGAACCTCAAGGATCTCCCGTTCTATCGGGTGGACAACCGGGTTCGCATAAATTAGTAGGAACGAGTCCAGGTTTTGTACCGGCCATCCTAAATACAAGTGTATATAATGAGATTATTCAGATTTCAGATGTCGATGCGATTGGGATGATGAAGGATCTAGCTAGACTAGAGGGGATTCTTGTAGGGCCTTCCTCGGGTGCATCTGTGTTCGCGGCGATCCAAGTAGCAAAGAAATTAGGAACAGGCAAACGAGTTGTATGTATAGCTCCTGATACAGGAGAACGTTACCTAAGCATGGAATTATTCTAA
- a CDS encoding YolD-like family protein, with product MAKAKVAKRPTRDEFELEELGNQLVEATYEDSEIMLTVWGREEQVRGVIMTLDSRTRLVHIQNDIEVIRVPFLDIMKVDYPRD from the coding sequence ATGGCTAAGGCAAAAGTTGCAAAAAGGCCTACGCGGGATGAGTTTGAATTGGAAGAGCTAGGAAATCAATTGGTCGAAGCAACATACGAGGACAGTGAAATTATGCTAACCGTTTGGGGACGAGAAGAACAGGTAAGAGGTGTCATCATGACCTTGGATTCACGAACTCGACTAGTGCATATCCAGAATGATATAGAAGTAATAAGAGTACCCTTTCTAGACATTATGAAAGTGGACTATCCTAGAGATTAA